Proteins from one Thermococcus celericrescens genomic window:
- a CDS encoding THUMP domain-containing protein, producing the protein MTILLVTTPQGREGDGILELEWALGKVRVRGTDWRGVLLAETPLSKGETLERLKNFETQAIQRVVPLDLIVPARREEIEGAVLELAEKIDGTFAVRAKVRGNKRLSQRELEIGLGSLVVERFGLGVNLSDPDYTLVVEVLGKKAGIGLVGRDELLRFEVVE; encoded by the coding sequence ATGACGATTCTTCTCGTTACGACTCCACAGGGACGCGAGGGCGATGGAATACTCGAACTGGAATGGGCGTTGGGGAAGGTCCGGGTTAGGGGAACGGACTGGCGGGGGGTTCTCCTGGCCGAAACGCCCCTATCGAAGGGCGAAACCCTTGAACGGCTGAAGAACTTCGAGACGCAGGCTATACAGAGGGTCGTTCCCCTCGACCTCATCGTTCCCGCCAGAAGGGAGGAGATTGAAGGGGCCGTCCTTGAACTGGCGGAAAAAATAGACGGAACCTTCGCGGTACGCGCCAAGGTCAGGGGAAATAAGAGGCTCTCCCAGAGGGAGCTTGAGATTGGCCTCGGCTCCCTGGTGGTCGAGCGCTTCGGCCTCGGGGTGAACCTGAGCGACCCGGATTACACCCTCGTGGTTGAGGTCCTTGGGAAGAAGGCAGGAATCGGGCTGGTGGGGAGGGATGAGCTCCTCCGCTTCGAGGTGGTCGAGTGA
- a CDS encoding NADH-quinone oxidoreductase subunit C produces MTMTAQEVLERLQEVLGEAILSHEIREYTMGVKRKRTYGEVWLTIRPEALRKAVEAVFGIDYPHLHFITGNDEGGEVITVVYSFGLFYANPWGEVSVVIKFDLPKSNLVLPTITDLMIGAETNEREIREMLGIEFEGLKNKRHLFLPDDWPEGKYPWRRDEYGVEDMVKHTHRSVNEIRKERGEQ; encoded by the coding sequence ATGACGATGACTGCCCAGGAAGTCCTTGAGAGACTCCAGGAGGTTCTCGGAGAGGCCATCCTTTCCCACGAGATAAGGGAGTACACGATGGGCGTCAAGAGGAAGAGAACCTACGGCGAGGTCTGGCTCACGATAAGGCCCGAGGCCCTCAGGAAGGCTGTGGAGGCGGTGTTCGGCATCGACTACCCCCACCTGCACTTCATAACAGGCAACGACGAGGGCGGGGAGGTCATAACGGTGGTCTACTCCTTCGGCCTCTTCTACGCCAACCCCTGGGGGGAGGTGAGCGTGGTCATCAAGTTCGACCTTCCAAAGAGCAACCTCGTCCTCCCGACGATAACCGACCTTATGATCGGTGCTGAGACCAACGAGAGGGAAATCAGAGAGATGCTGGGAATAGAGTTCGAGGGACTGAAGAACAAGAGGCACCTCTTCCTGCCCGACGACTGGCCGGAGGGCAAGTACCCGTGGAGGCGGGACGAGTACGGCGTCGAGGACATGGTGAAGCACACCCACAGGAGCGTGAACGAGATAAGGAAGGAGAGGGGGGAGCAGTAA
- a CDS encoding NADH-quinone oxidoreductase subunit B family protein produces the protein MGKLTNFKRSIWVFHASGGSCNACDIEIVAVLTPRYDVERFGIKLVGSPRHADVLLVTGAIPRDFADKLRRVYEQMPDPKAVVVVGSCGTTGGVFYDSYNIAGPIDEIIPVDVYVPGCPPRPEAIIDGVVKAWLKIEKLEKELEKKGGAGE, from the coding sequence ATGGGAAAGCTCACCAACTTTAAGCGCTCCATATGGGTGTTCCACGCCTCGGGCGGGAGCTGCAACGCCTGCGACATCGAGATAGTGGCGGTTCTTACTCCCCGCTACGACGTGGAGCGCTTCGGGATAAAGCTCGTCGGAAGTCCGAGGCACGCCGACGTTCTCCTCGTCACCGGGGCAATACCGAGGGACTTCGCGGACAAGCTGAGGCGCGTTTACGAGCAGATGCCGGATCCAAAGGCCGTCGTGGTCGTCGGGAGCTGCGGAACGACCGGCGGAGTCTTCTACGACTCCTACAACATCGCCGGCCCGATAGACGAGATAATCCCCGTCGACGTCTACGTCCCCGGCTGCCCGCCGAGGCCCGAGGCGATAATCGACGGCGTTGTGAAGGCCTGGCTCAAGATAGAGAAGCTCGAAAAGGAGCTGGAAAAGAAGGGGGGTGCCGGGGAATGA
- a CDS encoding SagB/ThcOx family dehydrogenase — translation MNIKRVSYLVIALVVVSSVLLFVKPYVIWREGGERISGEVVVLPEPRLTGEMSVEEAIAKRRSIRSYRNEPLTLEQLSQLLWAAQGITYSARKFRAAPSAGATYPFEVYVVAGNVEDLGPGVYRYDPFNHTLVLVKEGDYRRALQRAALDQSWVGRAAVDIVLVAYYERTTHYYGERGIRYVHMEAGHIGQNLYLQATALNLGIVAVGAFYDDQVAEIIGVEGVPLYIFPVGVPGG, via the coding sequence ATGAACATCAAGCGAGTTTCGTACCTGGTTATCGCCTTGGTCGTGGTTTCTTCGGTTCTTCTTTTCGTCAAGCCCTACGTTATTTGGAGGGAGGGGGGTGAGAGAATCTCCGGTGAGGTTGTTGTTCTTCCTGAGCCGAGACTGACTGGAGAGATGAGCGTTGAGGAGGCCATAGCAAAGCGGAGGAGCATCCGCTCGTACAGGAACGAGCCTTTGACCCTTGAGCAGCTCTCCCAGCTCCTGTGGGCGGCGCAGGGGATAACCTATTCCGCCAGAAAGTTCCGCGCCGCGCCGAGCGCCGGTGCAACGTACCCTTTCGAGGTCTACGTGGTGGCCGGAAACGTTGAAGACCTCGGGCCGGGCGTTTACCGCTACGACCCCTTCAACCACACGCTCGTACTCGTTAAGGAGGGCGACTATAGAAGGGCACTCCAGAGGGCGGCGCTCGACCAGTCCTGGGTAGGCAGGGCCGCGGTCGACATAGTCCTCGTGGCGTACTACGAGAGGACAACGCACTACTACGGCGAGCGCGGGATAAGGTACGTCCACATGGAGGCTGGTCACATAGGCCAGAACCTCTACCTTCAGGCAACCGCTCTAAACCTAGGAATCGTCGCGGTCGGGGCCTTCTACGATGACCAGGTTGCCGAGATAATAGGTGTCGAGGGCGTTCCGCTGTACATATTTCCAGTGGGTGTTCCCGGTGGTTAG
- a CDS encoding hydrogenase large subunit, protein MAKTQYYVPVGPIHPALKEPIRVEAMVEGERIVEVDVKRGFAHRGIEYMGMKRNAIQTLYLSERICGICSISHPYAFVIGTEKALGIEAPPRAQYIRTIIGELERIHSHILWLGVVAHEMGFDSLLFWTWKGREKLLDILELITGNRINYSVFMIGGVRRDIKESHVKALRDMINYYRIFTEEMKDVFLSDPVYKARTRGVAQLSKKMALELNVVGPVARAAGIRMDVRQDMPYDAYADIGVRAIVPQDIVGEARGDAYDITMVRLYEIDQSLDIIEYCLDEMPEGKLMAIPNYVALLAKIRRTEGEAIGAHEAPRGEVIHYFRYGNKRDGPLFWKVIAPSYNNINTWKPLLLGAEVADIPIVVAYIDPCMCCNDRLAVVRNEEGRIIDPEALHRKAVEKTERLKRDLGVRE, encoded by the coding sequence ATGGCCAAAACCCAGTACTACGTGCCCGTCGGCCCGATTCACCCGGCGCTGAAGGAGCCGATTCGCGTCGAGGCGATGGTCGAGGGGGAGAGGATAGTCGAGGTGGACGTCAAGAGGGGCTTCGCCCACAGGGGAATAGAGTACATGGGCATGAAGAGGAACGCCATCCAGACCCTCTACCTGTCTGAGAGGATATGCGGAATCTGCTCGATATCGCACCCCTACGCCTTCGTCATCGGCACCGAGAAGGCCCTGGGAATAGAGGCCCCGCCGAGGGCGCAGTACATCAGGACGATAATAGGCGAGCTTGAGAGGATTCACAGCCACATACTCTGGCTCGGTGTCGTGGCGCACGAGATGGGCTTCGACTCCCTCCTGTTCTGGACGTGGAAGGGCAGGGAGAAGCTCCTCGACATACTGGAGCTGATAACGGGCAACAGGATAAACTACTCGGTCTTCATGATAGGCGGTGTGAGAAGGGACATCAAAGAGAGCCACGTCAAGGCCCTCAGAGACATGATAAACTACTACAGGATATTCACGGAGGAAATGAAGGACGTTTTCCTCTCCGATCCGGTCTACAAGGCCAGGACGAGGGGAGTAGCCCAGCTCTCGAAGAAGATGGCCCTTGAACTCAACGTCGTCGGGCCGGTGGCGAGGGCCGCCGGCATCAGAATGGACGTCAGGCAGGACATGCCCTACGACGCCTACGCGGACATAGGGGTGAGGGCCATCGTGCCCCAGGACATCGTCGGCGAGGCGAGGGGCGATGCGTACGACATCACCATGGTGAGGCTCTACGAGATAGACCAGAGCCTGGACATCATAGAGTACTGCCTCGACGAGATGCCCGAGGGGAAGCTGATGGCGATACCGAACTACGTGGCCCTCCTGGCGAAGATCAGGAGGACGGAGGGCGAGGCGATAGGAGCGCACGAGGCCCCGCGCGGCGAGGTCATCCACTACTTCAGGTACGGCAACAAGCGCGACGGCCCTCTATTCTGGAAGGTCATCGCCCCGAGCTACAACAACATCAACACCTGGAAGCCGCTCCTGCTCGGAGCCGAGGTGGCGGACATACCGATAGTCGTCGCCTACATAGACCCGTGCATGTGCTGCAACGACAGGCTTGCAGTCGTCAGAAACGAGGAGGGCAGAATAATCGACCCGGAGGCGCTCCACAGGAAGGCGGTCGAAAAAACGGAGAGGCTCAAGCGCGACCTGGGGGTGAGAGAATGA
- a CDS encoding ferritin-like domain-containing protein yields the protein MYDVDEIVEALSRLSYEEALAYWIEGERKEAEFYSELAKRARDLGLGEELVETFEKLAADSMKHATELGAHYESRYGRRPEMDIPSIEVLPVIDEFERADQIDEVLRAAMESELIAHRSYALLAEKVEDEELRKLYRRLAEVEKGHYEMLRKRYEELKNGEG from the coding sequence ATGTACGACGTGGACGAGATAGTCGAGGCCCTTTCAAGGCTGAGCTACGAGGAGGCCCTGGCGTACTGGATAGAGGGGGAAAGGAAGGAGGCCGAGTTCTACAGCGAACTGGCGAAAAGGGCAAGAGACCTCGGTCTGGGGGAGGAGCTGGTGGAGACCTTCGAAAAACTCGCCGCCGACTCCATGAAGCACGCGACCGAACTCGGGGCCCACTACGAGAGCCGCTACGGCAGGAGACCGGAGATGGACATACCCTCCATAGAGGTTCTGCCAGTCATCGACGAGTTCGAGAGGGCCGACCAGATCGACGAAGTTCTGAGGGCTGCCATGGAGAGCGAGCTGATAGCCCACAGATCCTACGCGCTCCTGGCAGAGAAGGTCGAGGATGAGGAACTCAGGAAGCTCTATCGGAGGCTCGCTGAGGTCGAGAAGGGGCACTACGAGATGCTCAGGAAGAGGTACGAAGAATTGAAAAACGGGGAGGGTTAG
- a CDS encoding 4Fe-4S dicluster domain-containing protein → MVNKMMFVLLKQLVHRPATNPFPVKHAPANVTELIEKVQKGEARINPPVPIPEGFRGKLLYDPERCIGCRLCIMVCPADAMEWIPELKKIRHYASRCMFCALCVDVCPGKKFPGEEKAVKALRMSEEFLIADYDKYSDNLIEEPPEAREPYMEEETAVKAEEKT, encoded by the coding sequence ATGGTAAACAAGATGATGTTCGTACTGCTCAAACAGCTCGTCCACAGGCCGGCCACCAACCCCTTCCCGGTTAAGCATGCTCCCGCTAACGTTACCGAGCTTATAGAGAAGGTTCAGAAGGGCGAGGCAAGAATAAACCCACCCGTGCCTATTCCAGAGGGCTTCAGGGGAAAGCTCCTCTACGACCCGGAGAGGTGCATAGGCTGCAGGCTGTGCATAATGGTCTGCCCCGCGGATGCTATGGAGTGGATTCCGGAGCTGAAGAAGATAAGGCACTACGCCTCGCGCTGCATGTTCTGCGCCCTCTGCGTCGACGTCTGTCCCGGCAAGAAGTTCCCGGGCGAGGAGAAGGCCGTCAAGGCACTTAGGATGAGCGAGGAGTTCCTGATAGCGGACTACGACAAGTACAGCGACAACCTCATAGAGGAGCCTCCCGAGGCGAGGGAACCATACATGGAGGAGGAAACAGCGGTTAAAGCCGAAGAAAAAACCTAA
- a CDS encoding MnhB domain-containing protein: MTTLIIKTTTRYLTALILTFGAYIILHGHLTPGGGFQGGAVFASGLALLIVACEDRVIRERFKKVPLSAFESIGALGFLGMATLGFMGYTFFRNVIANSGFPLFGDPTPLGINPGYLNTGGTLPYMNIFVGTKVLAGLTSIILVFYLLLGVRKDE, encoded by the coding sequence ATGACGACCCTCATCATCAAGACAACCACCAGGTACCTGACGGCGCTCATACTGACGTTCGGAGCCTACATCATCCTCCACGGTCACCTCACGCCGGGAGGCGGCTTCCAGGGAGGAGCTGTTTTCGCCAGCGGCCTGGCACTCCTCATAGTCGCGTGCGAGGACAGGGTGATAAGGGAGCGGTTCAAGAAGGTGCCCCTGAGCGCCTTTGAGAGCATCGGCGCCCTCGGCTTTCTGGGAATGGCCACCCTCGGCTTCATGGGGTACACATTCTTCAGGAACGTCATAGCCAACAGCGGGTTCCCGCTCTTCGGAGACCCGACCCCTCTAGGGATAAACCCCGGCTACCTAAACACGGGCGGAACGCTGCCGTACATGAACATATTCGTCGGAACGAAGGTTTTGGCCGGATTAACCAGCATAATCCTGGTGTTCTACCTCCTCCTGGGGGTGAGGAAGGATGAATAA
- a CDS encoding sodium:proton antiporter — MNNMILVNLPFIVVALLLAVGFYTIGFKRNLIKVVIGIEILEGAVNLFLIALGYVKGAYAPIYTMAPKDAVNNMVLPTPQALTLTSIVIGVAVSALMLAFAVNIYHHYGTLDVTKIRRLRG; from the coding sequence ATGAATAACATGATTCTAGTCAACCTCCCGTTCATAGTCGTGGCGCTCCTGCTGGCGGTGGGGTTCTACACGATAGGATTCAAGAGGAACCTCATCAAGGTCGTCATAGGCATTGAGATCCTTGAGGGAGCCGTTAACCTGTTTCTGATAGCCCTCGGCTACGTCAAAGGCGCCTACGCTCCGATATACACCATGGCACCGAAGGATGCGGTCAACAACATGGTTCTGCCGACGCCTCAGGCGCTCACACTGACCAGCATCGTCATAGGCGTCGCCGTCTCGGCCCTGATGCTGGCCTTCGCCGTCAACATCTACCACCACTACGGAACCCTTGACGTTACAAAGATAAGGAGGCTGAGGGGATGA
- a CDS encoding AAA family ATPase, whose product MEAGGLKLYPYQSYEVYGLSRNPFEQLASEGISDVESIHVYQEIDMRLQMIISEVIGNKSSIAMSIVGPLGMGKTQRLKTIAKAIEENKGKAIYVKVDTNDILKLTRDIFYALKPPKSRTNIFLENLSRKLGFIDRLEKMLSDRDEYKSRDIAELLTEQMGKYPYCALLLDELENMGSASEREKIQFFEMLRHFISNMPQGCIVAFACVPEAYEKYSKIFPAFFMRLHYEFKLRPMSIDETYELVKKRLNKVRIRDTDDPIYPFTEEAIKLIHQLGKGNPRQILRLLHYVLSEASKHKFDPIDDYVVTTILEEPKSLEEYLTRIPKEYKDLVEAIVYEFNGGPVSYIQIAKAVKRPGIQVYDQLNELIRLGFLVGDPKGNYKVPEYVRKFLEEWQAENEEE is encoded by the coding sequence ATGGAAGCCGGTGGCCTTAAGCTTTATCCCTACCAGTCATACGAAGTTTATGGCCTTTCTCGGAACCCCTTTGAGCAGCTCGCAAGCGAGGGAATAAGCGACGTCGAGAGCATTCACGTCTATCAGGAGATAGACATGCGCCTTCAGATGATAATCTCCGAGGTTATCGGAAACAAGAGCTCGATAGCCATGAGCATCGTCGGCCCCCTCGGAATGGGCAAGACCCAGAGGCTCAAGACCATAGCCAAGGCCATAGAGGAGAACAAGGGAAAGGCCATATACGTCAAGGTTGACACGAACGACATCCTCAAGCTCACGCGCGACATCTTCTACGCCCTCAAGCCGCCGAAGAGCAGGACTAACATATTCCTCGAGAACCTCTCAAGGAAGCTCGGGTTCATAGACAGGCTCGAGAAGATGCTGAGCGACAGGGACGAGTACAAGAGCAGGGACATAGCCGAGCTTCTGACCGAGCAGATGGGCAAATACCCCTACTGCGCCCTCCTCCTGGACGAGCTTGAGAACATGGGAAGCGCGAGCGAGAGGGAGAAGATACAGTTCTTCGAGATGCTCAGACACTTCATCAGCAACATGCCCCAGGGCTGTATCGTTGCCTTTGCCTGCGTCCCTGAGGCCTACGAGAAGTACTCCAAAATATTCCCCGCGTTCTTCATGCGCCTCCACTACGAGTTCAAGCTCCGCCCGATGAGCATAGACGAGACCTACGAGCTCGTCAAGAAGAGGCTCAACAAGGTGAGGATAAGGGACACCGATGATCCAATCTACCCCTTCACGGAGGAGGCCATAAAGCTCATACACCAGCTCGGAAAGGGCAACCCGAGACAGATCCTGAGGCTCCTTCACTACGTCCTCAGCGAGGCCTCCAAGCACAAGTTCGACCCCATAGACGACTACGTGGTGACCACTATACTCGAGGAGCCGAAGAGCCTCGAGGAGTACCTCACGAGGATTCCGAAGGAGTACAAGGACCTCGTTGAGGCCATAGTCTATGAGTTCAACGGCGGACCGGTGAGCTACATTCAGATAGCCAAGGCCGTCAAGAGGCCAGGAATACAGGTCTACGACCAGCTCAACGAGCTCATAAGGCTCGGCTTCCTGGTCGGAGACCCCAAGGGCAACTACAAGGTTCCCGAGTACGTGAGAAAGTTCCTTGAGGAATGGCAAGCCGAGAACGAGGAAGAGTGA
- a CDS encoding respiratory chain complex I subunit 1 family protein produces the protein MNPETLIYAFTFPLLGVFLGLVYKGIDRRFSARLTSRIGPPIRQPFWDVGKLLLKETVVPENAVAWIFNAMPVVSFAASMTLLLYIPFGVLKAPLEGYGDLIVILYLLTLQSLSMAIGGFASGSPFSSVGAQREMVLMMSYEMPLATVIVGFALVYKSFSLTTIASTPVWSIVGPLAAMGIVLLFIALLVVTPAELAKLPFDIAEAETEICEGMLAEYSGRNLALFYLSDAVRGFAMAALEVVLFFPFTLTGMLDLNLTGTGYYVVEALWFLFKVLVIYLLAITLVRTSFARFRIEQASRVFWVYVNIIALVGVALVWMGV, from the coding sequence ATGAACCCCGAAACCCTCATCTATGCGTTCACGTTCCCGCTCCTCGGGGTCTTCCTGGGGCTGGTCTACAAGGGTATAGACAGGCGCTTCTCGGCGAGGCTGACGTCAAGGATAGGGCCTCCGATAAGGCAGCCCTTCTGGGACGTCGGAAAACTGCTCCTCAAGGAGACCGTCGTTCCGGAGAACGCGGTGGCGTGGATATTCAACGCGATGCCGGTAGTCTCCTTCGCGGCCTCAATGACGCTCCTGCTCTACATACCCTTCGGAGTCCTCAAGGCCCCGCTGGAGGGCTACGGCGACCTGATCGTGATACTGTACCTGCTCACGCTCCAGTCACTCTCGATGGCGATAGGCGGCTTCGCCTCGGGCAGTCCGTTCTCCTCTGTGGGAGCGCAGAGGGAAATGGTGCTGATGATGAGCTACGAGATGCCCCTGGCGACGGTCATAGTGGGCTTCGCGCTCGTCTACAAGAGCTTCTCACTGACGACGATAGCCTCGACCCCGGTCTGGAGCATCGTGGGGCCTCTGGCGGCGATGGGAATAGTGCTCCTCTTCATAGCCCTCCTCGTGGTCACTCCAGCGGAACTTGCGAAGCTCCCCTTCGACATAGCCGAGGCCGAGACGGAGATCTGCGAGGGCATGCTCGCGGAGTACAGCGGGAGGAACCTGGCCCTGTTCTACCTCTCGGACGCCGTCAGGGGCTTCGCCATGGCGGCGCTGGAGGTGGTGCTGTTCTTCCCGTTCACGCTGACGGGAATGCTCGACCTCAACCTCACCGGCACGGGCTACTACGTCGTCGAGGCGCTGTGGTTCCTCTTCAAGGTGCTGGTCATCTACCTGCTGGCGATAACGCTGGTCAGGACGTCCTTTGCCAGGTTCAGGATAGAGCAGGCGTCCAGGGTGTTCTGGGTCTACGTCAACATAATCGCCCTCGTTGGAGTGGCCCTCGTGTGGATGGGGGTGTGA
- a CDS encoding metal-dependent hydrolase has product MPNYDVHMLSGIASYPVIVAAAGLAAAHGAPLALTTMALVLGYAFYVLGSDLPDMDHPNALIHRGTKPIVSVVVGGAVYVNAAGSINVGEPWLNMAVEWGIAVLAAVIAWFAFTWMMPKHRGIVHSFLFAAVYGSLAFVLVEYGLNMTTGEGLYVGFAAFCGYALHLLLDGELSLL; this is encoded by the coding sequence ATGCCCAACTACGACGTTCACATGCTCAGCGGGATAGCTAGCTATCCGGTCATCGTCGCCGCCGCGGGACTCGCGGCCGCCCACGGGGCCCCCCTTGCCCTCACAACGATGGCGCTGGTGCTGGGCTATGCGTTCTACGTTCTGGGAAGCGATCTGCCGGACATGGACCATCCAAACGCCCTAATCCACCGCGGGACGAAGCCGATAGTCAGCGTGGTGGTTGGGGGGGCGGTCTACGTCAACGCCGCGGGATCGATAAACGTCGGGGAGCCCTGGCTCAACATGGCCGTGGAATGGGGCATAGCGGTCCTTGCCGCCGTGATAGCGTGGTTCGCCTTCACATGGATGATGCCGAAGCACAGGGGAATAGTTCACTCCTTCCTCTTCGCGGCGGTCTATGGGAGCCTGGCGTTCGTTCTGGTGGAGTACGGCCTCAACATGACGACAGGGGAGGGACTCTACGTCGGCTTCGCGGCCTTCTGCGGCTATGCCCTTCACCTTCTCCTCGACGGGGAGCTATCACTGCTGTAG
- a CDS encoding proton-conducting transporter transmembrane domain-containing protein → MIEHLPALMIAIPLFGAFTTPLLKGKPRAAALWALAITAVTLGLGTLLVREVTAGGTMIYVFGADSPGLVLPSGYRVPVRIIFEVDAMGAFMALSAVLMSFIGAMYSHSHVERESGLEKYYSLLLLLEVGILGMVLTGDLFNLFVFLEIAGIAGSALVGFRNYRGEASEAGIKYLIVSAVASLMVLFSIGLLYGQYGNLNIAYLSRQIGFNTVDMIALGLLFASFAMKCGSVPTHHWVPDAYTEVPAGINPTLLVATYASLYALFRVSFSLFGEVTLSMSSVGWIMSILGVLTMFIGVTMALVQKDVKRLMSYHAISQTGYMLLGVGVGLTVLNDPAKLAAFGRDAMAGGIFHIINHIIYKSLLLMTAGALFYVTKTRNLNEMGGLARKMPYTTIAFIVGAAAISGIPPFNGFASKFLIYETSYQLNPLLAIFAMVTSVLTLASFIKVFASAFLGPPVKEYESVGEVPKPMVAAMLILAALCILFGLFPNVVLDKLVYPAVDALLNLGGYQTWGGVL, encoded by the coding sequence ATGATCGAGCACCTTCCCGCTTTGATGATAGCGATCCCGCTCTTTGGGGCCTTCACGACACCGCTCCTCAAGGGGAAGCCGAGGGCAGCCGCGCTGTGGGCGCTGGCCATAACGGCGGTAACGCTCGGCCTTGGCACCCTCCTCGTCAGGGAAGTGACCGCCGGGGGAACGATGATCTACGTCTTCGGAGCGGACAGTCCGGGCCTCGTACTCCCGTCCGGATACCGCGTTCCGGTGAGGATAATCTTCGAGGTCGACGCGATGGGCGCCTTCATGGCCCTCTCGGCGGTTTTAATGAGCTTCATAGGCGCGATGTACTCCCACAGCCACGTGGAGAGGGAGAGCGGCCTCGAGAAGTACTACTCCCTGCTGCTCCTCCTGGAGGTCGGAATCCTCGGCATGGTGCTGACTGGGGACCTCTTCAACCTCTTCGTGTTCCTTGAGATAGCCGGAATAGCCGGCTCGGCACTGGTCGGGTTCAGGAACTATAGGGGAGAGGCGAGTGAGGCCGGCATCAAGTACCTCATAGTCAGCGCGGTCGCGTCGCTCATGGTGCTCTTCTCCATCGGCCTGCTCTACGGCCAGTACGGCAACCTCAACATAGCCTACCTCAGCAGGCAGATAGGCTTCAACACCGTCGATATGATAGCCCTCGGCCTGCTCTTCGCGTCCTTCGCGATGAAGTGCGGTTCGGTGCCGACCCACCACTGGGTTCCCGATGCCTACACCGAGGTTCCGGCGGGAATAAACCCAACCCTGCTGGTAGCTACTTACGCGAGCCTCTACGCCCTCTTCAGGGTGAGCTTCAGCCTCTTCGGGGAGGTAACACTCAGCATGAGCAGCGTCGGCTGGATAATGAGCATCCTAGGAGTGCTCACGATGTTCATAGGCGTCACGATGGCCCTCGTCCAGAAGGACGTCAAGAGGCTCATGAGCTACCACGCGATTTCCCAGACAGGCTACATGCTCCTCGGCGTTGGGGTTGGACTCACGGTCCTCAACGATCCGGCGAAGCTGGCCGCCTTCGGGAGGGACGCGATGGCGGGAGGTATATTCCACATCATCAACCACATCATCTACAAGAGCCTCCTCCTCATGACGGCTGGAGCGCTGTTCTACGTCACGAAGACGAGGAACCTCAACGAGATGGGCGGTCTCGCCAGAAAGATGCCCTACACGACGATAGCCTTCATCGTAGGTGCGGCGGCCATATCGGGAATCCCGCCCTTCAACGGCTTCGCGAGCAAATTCCTGATCTACGAGACCTCCTACCAGCTCAACCCGCTCCTCGCGATATTCGCGATGGTGACCAGCGTCCTGACGCTCGCTTCATTCATCAAGGTCTTCGCCTCAGCCTTCCTGGGACCGCCGGTGAAGGAGTACGAGAGCGTCGGGGAGGTTCCAAAGCCGATGGTAGCGGCGATGCTCATCCTGGCGGCGCTGTGCATCCTCTTCGGTCTGTTCCCCAACGTGGTGCTCGACAAGCTCGTCTATCCGGCGGTTGACGCGCTGCTGAACCTGGGCGGCTACCAGACGTGGGGTGGTGTCCTATGA